The genomic window GGAAGAAAAATGAACAACAAGCTGCTCGGGAAATTCGCGCTGAAGCCGCTGCTGTGCGGGATTTTTGGCTTTGGCTTTACTTTCTCAACCTGTGTAAGTGCCGAGCCCCTTACGCTGTCGAACGTGCCTCTGCAGGCTACGGGTAAGGTGGAGCCAAACCTGATGATTCTGATGGACTCATCGGGTTCTATGGCCTATTACCTGGATAGTGCGGAACGAGCTGTCGATCCAAAAGACAGTCGGCTATATATCGCCAAGGAAGCAGGGAAGACAGTGGTTCGGGGCTTGGGTGATCTGCGAGTGGGGCTCGCACAATTCAACGGCGAGGACGGAGCCAAAATATTGCTGGGGTTGCGGAGCATCTCAGAGGATGGTGCTCGCGATGCGCTCTTAACTGAGATTGATAATATCTCTGCTGACGGCTATACGCCATTGGCAGAAGCGCTGACGGATGTCGGTTATTACTTTGTGGAGGGGTTTACCGGAGCTGACGACAAAGTAACAATCCATCCCGGAGAGGTTGATAGTGCGAAAGTGTCTGCAGGTGCAGTTCTGGGTGCCACTAGTAATCCTGGTCCTGTGTATGCAGAAGGCGTTGCCAAACCGACGAGGGATAATCCCGCGATCCAGGAATACTGCCAGGCCAACTTTGTCATGGCACTGACCGATGGCTTGCCAAATAGAGATTCAGCTTATACAGACTATTTAAGAAGCTACGATCCGGATACAGACTCCAATGATGCTGACGCACTAGACGATGTCGCTAAGGCGTTATATGACATTGATTGGCGACCAGAGCTTGACGACCCAAATGACGATGGGCATAAGAACAATATTACCAGCTACTTTATTGGTTTCGCTGATCCTGCGTTGGCAAACAATAGCCTTCTGGAGTCAGCGGGGTTGAACGGTGGGGGCAGTTATCAGTTTGCTGACAATGCGGATTCTCTGGCAACTTCGCTCAACGACGCGGTTAACTCGATCTCGAATTCTGTAGGTACTCAGGCTTCGGTCGCATTTAATTCTACGTCGCTGGATATCGGTTCCGTCATCTATTCTGCAAAATTTGATACCTCTGATTTTAGTGGCCGCCTTTATGCGCGTTCGCTGAACCCGGATACTGGTCGAATCGCCAATACCCTCTGGGAGGCCTCCGAGGAGTTAGCTGATGAGTCCTCATCAACGAGGGAAATCATTACCTACCTGAATGGCAATGGCGTGCCTTTCACAGCCGATAGCGCCGGAGTCGATGCGGATTCGCCGGACTCTCCTCACGAGGACGACCTGAACGTAAACAAAAGCACCGGACTGGATGATGGTGCGTGGACAGGTCGCCTGAATTACGTCCGCGGCGATACCACTAACGATGGTGTTGGGGATTACCGTCAGCGGGGCAATTTCTCAGCACTGGTCGATAATATGACCGGACCCAAGCTGCTCGGTGACATCGTTCACAGCACACCAATTTATGTTGGCAAGCCTGAATTGAACTGGCCGGTTACCTTTGGCGGCAATAATGCAAACGAGTCCTATGAGCAGTACCGTATCGACAATGCAGATCGAACCCCCATGGTCTATGTCGGTGCCAATGACGGTATGCTGCATGGATTCAATGCCAACACGGGTGAGGAAGTCTTTGCTTATATTCCCGCTCTACTGCTGAATAGTGGCCGTCACGAGGGGCTGCATAGCTTTACCGATAGCACCTATCAACATAGTTACTTTGTGGATCTGACTCCTACCGTCTCGGATGTCTATATCGACTCCGACGGCAATGGGAGTGACGAGTGGGCGACAGTACTGGTCGGTGGTTTGCGCGGGGGCGGCCGAGGCTATTTTGCTCTGAATGTTTCCGGTGCGGGCAAGAGTGATGCAAGCGGCACTGTTACCCAGGGGCACCAGTTTGATGAATCAAATGCGGACACTGTCGCCATGTGGGAGTTTGATGGTGCGACTGATGCCGACTACCTCGGCTACTCGTATTCCGAAGCGCAAATCGCCAAACTTAACAATGGCAAGTGGGCGGTAATCTTCGGCAACGGTTACAACAGTGACAATGGCGTTGCCGGTCTGTTCATCGTTTATATCGAGGAGGGTGCCGATGGCAGTTGGGATGCCGGTGACTGGGAGTTTATTTCCACTGGCGTTGGCGCTGTTGGTGAACGCAAGAACGGCTTATCTTCCCCACGCCTGATCGATCTCAACGGTGATCGGATTGTGGACCGCGTCTATGCCGGAGACCTGATGGGTAATGTATGGTCCTTTGATCTTTCGGATCAGGATGGCAATGTCAGCGGAGGTAATGATAGCGCGACATGGGACCGCTATGGGGGCGTTCCCCTGTTTACCGCGGGCAATACTGGCGAATCCAACAACGCGATTCTCTCAGCCCCCCTGGTCGCCCGTAATACCAGTATGGCGCCAGCCGGCAATGGGGCCAATGTGCTGGTGATGTTCGGAACAGGACAATACCTCAATACGGGCGATCTCACTGGCAGCAGCCCGGGGGCCTTTTATGCTGTATGGGATAACGACTACACCCTGACCAATGGTGCAGTGACTGGAGATGACCTGGCGGAGCAGGTGCTGAAACCAGTCGGCACTAATCGGACCATCGATGAAAACTCCAGTGTCGCCGTGGACTGGGGAGTTCACCAGGGCTGGAAGATGGCCCTGGATGACGGCAGTGGGTTTGGCTCCGGTTATGCGGCGGAGCGGGTGATTACATCGCCAACCATACGCCGCAATACCCTGTTTTTCAGTACCATCAGCCCCAACCCCCAGCCATGTGCATCGAGCGGCTCCGGTTATCTGATGAGCCTGGATTTCCGCACCGGTCGTGCCGGCAATGATGCCGTTGCTGACTTCAATAATGATGGTGAAATCAATGCACAGGACGAGGGCTACGTTGGCAAGCAGTTCCAGGCCTGCACGGAGGACTGTGGTGAGGGCGGCGGCTCGGGTGGTGATCCCGGTATGCCCGGCCAGTCCGGTTTTATCGGTGATGTGCGGTGTACCCCGGGTAGTAGCGGTGATGTTATCTGCGATGATATCGACGTGGGTGATGAGGAACGCGAGGGGCGCTTGTCCTGGGAGGAGTTCTCGCCCAGGTAGACTTCCCTCCAGTCTCGGTGGTATCCCGGGTGAAAGCGGCCGGAGCGAGGCCGCTATCCCTACTGCCCCGGCAGTGGTGTCGGGCAATGACTGCAGCGGCAAACGCCGTAATATTGTCAGCAGGGCATAAGTCTGCGGTGATCACCAGTGGCATGTTGGCAGCCGGAATGGGTGGCTATCTTGGCAGGAGGTGACCCCGCGCTAGCGCTGCATCCTTTCAGATAACCGGCCGGGCGATCGCTGTGGGCCCCGGGCAGGCTTCCGGACTCCGCCAGGGTCCATCTGCTTTTGGGCTGGCATCGCAGCCCCGGTGAGATCCGGTTCTCACCGGGCGGGTGGCGATATGCCGCTTGTCGGGAGGAATTCGCCGCTCGTCGGTCTGGCTTTTTAGTCAAATTCATTCCAATTCTCCTCGGTTAGAATCCTTTCCGCCAATCTCTTAAGGACAAGGGCTTGGGCAGCTGTGTCATGTTTCGGAAATGGGTCAACCGCGATGTTAACTTCCCGTGCCAGTCAATCTGGCTTCACCCTGGTTGAGCTGATGATGGTAGTGGCGATCCTCGCCATCGTCATGAGTATCGGGGTTCCTTCATTCAACACCATGATCAAGAACAACCGCCTGACGGCGGCCTCGAATGACGTGGCTGGTGCATTGCACTTTGCCCGTTCTGAGGCTGTGCGCCGCGGGCGTGATGTGCAGGTAGAGGCGCTCGACAACGATATCGCCAATGGCCTGCGTGTCTGGTTCGATGCTGACGGCGATGGCGGCTTTGATGCAGGAGAAGAGCTCCGCGTGGTTCGCCTTCCGGCAGCCTCCGGCTTGGTAATCAAAGGCGAAGTCGACAGTACCGCGAAGACTGATATCGACATGAGCTACAGCCCCCGTGGCGCAGTTAACGGTGGTGGCAACGTGATGGAAATTACTGTCTGCGACGACCGTACTGGCAATCACGGCAAGAAACTCAGGTTGCTGGCCTCCGGGGTGCTGCGCGCCTCTGCCGGTGAAGCTTGTAGTTAAGGAGGCACGATGAAGCAGCAGACTGGCGCGACCATGATTGAGGTGCTGGTGACCATCCTGGTCCTGGCCGTGGGGCTCCTGGGGCTTTCGGCCACCCAGGTCATGAGCCTGAAGAATGGCAATAACGCGCACCACCGCTATATGGCCGCACTTGCAGCCCACGAAATGGCCGAACGCATGCGGGCAAACCCGGATGGCCTCGAGTTGGGAAGTTATGACGGCAAGACAGTGGACGGCAGTGAGACGGCGCCTACCTGTGGTGCGACGCTTTCTTGCTCTGCCGGAGACCTCGCAAATCTGGATCTGTATGACTGGGGTCAGGTCATCGATAGCAACCTGCCGGCAGGGACAGGAGAGATTGCCCGCGCAGGACGCACGGTCACCCTGACAGTGAGCTGGAACGAACAACATACCGGCGCAGACCGGGGCACCGCTGCCGGCGGTACAGAAAACTCCTCTTTTGTGATGGTCGTGGAGCTGTAGAGATGAAGTTACTTGCCAGACAGCGAGGCCTGTCACTGATTGAACTGATGATCGCAATCCTGTTGAGCGCCCTGCTGCTCTGGGGCGTATTGCAGATCTTCGATAGCAACCGCAACACCATGCAAATGCAGACTGCCTTCGCCCGGGTGCAGGAGAGTGGTCGCTTTGCCATGGACCTGATGACCAAGGAAATCCGCATGGCCGATTACTGGGGCTGTGTGCCGGATGAGAGCGCGATCCAAAATCACCTCGATACGAATGATTCCGACTATGCCAATGCGCAGGACCTTTACGACCAGATCGGGGTCGATGGGGTGCTGGGTGAGGATAATGTCAGTGGCCTGACCATCGGAACGGTCAATGTCCTGGACGGAACCGATACCCTCACGCTGCGCGGGGCGGATGATGCCTGCGGTGGCGCAGGGCGCATGGTGCCAAGCATCCAAGCCGCGGCTCTGCATGTCAGCGCTTCATGTGAGGTGGATTCCGGCGATATCGTGTTACTGACCAACTGTCAGAGCGGTGAGCTGATGACAATTACCTCGGTGCAAGGAGAGGGTGGCTGTATCAACTCGGGTGCGGTGAACAACTCTAATGCCGATAAAAAGACCATCACCCACAACACCGGCAACTGTAACCTGAACGGTGCTGTCGATAACGCGACCCAAGCATTGCAGCGGCAGTATGGTGCCGATGCGCGAATCTTGAAGCCCTACGAGCGCACTTACTTTATTGCGGAAGGGACTGGTGGCCCATCACTGTATATCTCCGCAACCGGCACCGGTGTGCAGGAGCTGGTGCCGGGCATCGACGATATGCAAATTCTCTATGGTCGCGATAATGACGGCGATGAAGTGGTAGACGGCTGGACCTCAGCCGCGGGTCTGACTGCGGCACAAATGGAAGAAGCAATCGCGATCAAGATTCAATTGGTGGCTGCCAGTGACAGCGTGGTGCGTGCCGATGACCTGACGGTGACCGATCTCGATGGTGCCGATACCACCTACAGCGACGGCAAGCTGCGTAAGGTTTACCTGAGTACGGCCAAGGTCCGCAATCGGGGGAGAATGTGATGAGAGCACTGTCACAACAGAGAGGTGCAGTCCTGGTTGTCAGCCTGATTGTGTTGCTGGTGTTGACCCTGATCGGCGTCTCGGCCGCGCGCACAGTTTTGCTGGAAGAGAAAATGACCTTTGCTTCACGAGATGCCAAGGTCGCGCTGGAGGTTGCCGAGGCGTTGGTCAGACAGGGTGAGCAGTATATCGATGGTATCTCCACCACCGGTGAGTTCGGCAACCAGAACTGGCTGCACGCCGAGGGCGATGCGCCCGATGACCTGCTGGCAGCTGCCACTTGGAGTGATAACTCATCCAGCAGTTTTGAGGTGCCGATGGAGGATTCCAAGGGCAACCAGCTGTCTGGCCGCATGTACATTGAAATCGCCGGCAATGCCGACAAAGAGGATCCCGCAGATAGTATTACTGTCGGCGGCTACGGCCAGACGACAGGCGGAGGGGAAGTGAAGGTATTCCGCATCATTGCCAGGGGTCAGGGCCTTACCGACAGTACTACTCGAGTGATCGTCAGCCACTACGGCAAGCGCTTCTAGGAAGGATTCATGAACAAAAAAATGCTGAAAAAATTTGCTCTGAAGCCGCTCTTTTACGGTCTGTGCGGTTTTTCTTTTACTTTTTCTACCTGTATCAGTGCCGAGCCCCTGACACTTTCCGATGTTCCTTTGCAGGCCACTGGTAAGGTCGAGCCTAACCTGATGATCCTGATGGACTCCTCCGGTTCCATGGCGTGGTACCTCGATAAGAATGAGGACGCAGTAGATCCCGCCGACAGCCGTCTCTATATCGCCAAGGAAGCCGCGAAAACGGTTGTCCGCGGTATTGGCGATATGCGCGTCGGCCTGGCGCAATTTAATGGAGGTGACGGCGCGACAATCCTGAAGGGGCTCACCAGTATTGGTGGTGAGGGTGTAAGAGACAGCATCATTCAGGAGATTGATCAGATCGATGCTGATGGTACCACCCCGTTGGCGGAGGCCCTTGCTGATATCGGTCGGTATTACATTGAGGGCTATCCGAATCAGACTGTCAGCGTCTATCGCAGCCAGCCCGGGAGAGAGCAGGATGTTTCTGCCAGCGCGATCCTTGATGTAGAGCCGAATTACGCTACTGGCGTGGTCAAGCCCGGTACCGGGGAAAGTGCCTCAATCCAGCAATACTGCCAGAAGAACTTTGTGCTGGCTTTGACTGACGGCTTGCCAAACAATGACTCAGCTCGCAACCAGTATCTGCGTGACTACGACGGTGATGGTAATTCAGAAGATGCCGATGCTCTCGATGATGTGGCCCAGGCCCTCTTCGATATCAACTGGCGTCCTGACCTGGTGGATCTGAATGATCCGGAGCACAAAAACAATATCGTCAGCTACTTCGTTGGTTTTGCCGATCCGGCTCTTGCGGATAATCAGCTGTTGAGGGATGCCGGCAGCCAGGGTGGGGGTAGTTACCAGTTTGCTGACAGTGCCGATAGCCTGGTTTCATCCCTGAATGATGCCGTCAATGCGATTTCAAACTCCATTGGTACTCAGGCCTCTGTCGCATTCAACTCAACCTCCCTGGATATCGGTTCGGTAATTTATTCGGCCAAGTTCGATACCTCTGACTTCAGCGGTCGCCTCTACGCTCGCTCACTGAATCCCGAGACCGGGCGGATCGCTTCCACCCTTTGGGAGGCTTCTGAGAAACTTGCGGATGAAACGTCCTCGACCCGTGAAATCCTCACCTATTTTAATGGCCAGGGTGTTCCTTTGACCGGGGCAAGTTCGGGTGTGGATGGTGATCCAACAGACTCGCCCCATGAAGACGATCTCAATATCAACGACAGCAGTGGTGTTGCCGATGGGACCTGGACTGATCGCCTGAGCTACCTGCGTGGTGATACCACTAATGACGGCCTAAATGGGTATCGTCAGCGAGGTAGCTTCTCCTCACTGCTGGACGGCTTTACCGGTCCCAAGCTGCTGGGCGATATCGTCCACTCCACACCGATCTATGTCGGCAAGCCCGAACTCAACTGGCCTGCCAGCTTTGGCGGCAACAACAACAATGAAAAATACGAACAGTTCAAGATCGATAACACCTCGCGCACACCAATGGTCTACGTAGGTGCGAACGATGGCATGCTGCATGGTTTCAATGCAGAAACCGGTGAGGAAGTTTTCGGCTACGTACCTTCGCTGGTCTTGGACGCCGCCAGGTATGAAGGCTTGCACTCCTTTACCCATAGCGAGTACAGCCACAACTACTATGTCGACCTGACCCCCACGGTTTCGGATGTCTATATCGATCCAAATGGCGGAAATGGTAATCAGGAAGAGTGGATTTCTGTTCTGGTCGGTGGCTTGCGTGGCGGTGGCAAGGGTTACTTTGCCCTGAATGTGACTGACCCCAGCCATCTCAATGAGACTTTCGCCGACGAAGTCGTGATGTGGGAATTTGATGGGGCCGATGATGCCGCCAATCTCGGCCACTCCTACTCCGAGGCGCAGATCGCCAAGCTCAACAATGGAAAGTGGGCTGTCATCTTCGGTAACGGCTACAACAGCGATAGTGGTCAGGCGGGTCTGTTTATTGTCTACATCGAGGATGGTGTCGACGGTAACTGGACTGCCGGTGAGTGGAAGTATATTCCGACAGGGGTTGGTACCGATGGGACCGGGCGAAAGAACGGTCTCTCTTCGCCTCGGCTGATCGACCTGAATGGCGATCGCCTTGTCGACCGTGTGTATGCTGGCGATCTGATGGGTAATATGTGGTCGTTTGACCTGTCTGCTACGGCAGACACGGGCTGGGGCGTCTATGGCAACAAACCGCTGTTCAGTGCCGGAGCGATGGCCGGCCAGCCCTCGGCTGCCATTATGTCAGCGCCGCTGGTAGCCCGTAACACTGCGATTAGTAGTGCTGGTGCAAATGTTCTGGTGATGTTCGGAACCGGGCAGTATCTGAATGCAGGAGACCTTGTTGACGACCAAGCGGGTACTTTCTACGCGGTCTGGGATAATGACTATACCCTGGGCGCCAACTCGGTGGCCGCTGATGACCTGGCCACCCGGGAGCTTACGTTCGACGGCACCGCCCGTAAGATCGATTACGATAGCCTGAATACCGAGACGCTCGATTGGACAACGCATCAAGGCTGGAAGATCATACTGGATACCGGCGATGTGAATGGTTCAGGCTACGCCGGGGAGCGGGTGATTTCCTCGGCCACACTACGCCGTAATACTCTGTTCTTCAGCACGGTAAGCCCCAACCCTCAGCCCTGTGCGTCCAGTGGCCGCGGGTACCTGATGAGCCTCGACTTCCGCACGGGTGAGGCAAACGATGATGCCGTGGCCGACTTCAACAATGACGGCTCCATCGATGCTCAGGATGATGGCTATGTCGGCATGGCTTTTGATGGCTGTGTCGGTGGCGGCTGTGATGAGGACGGCGGTTCCGGCGGTAGTGATCCAGGTATGCCCGGCCAGTCCGGCTTTATCGGCGATGTACGCTGTACTCCGGGGAGCAGCGGCGATGTAATATGTGATGACATCGAAGTGGGCGACGAGGAGCGTGAAGGGCGCTTGGCTTGGGAGGAGTTCTCCCCCAGATAGCGTTGCCGGCATCAGGTATTCAGAGCGCGGGCTGCTGTGGTGGCCCGTTGCAACATGGAAAATGGTAGACATCAAAGATGATAAAAATACAGCGTGGCTTTACCCTGATCGAACTGATGATCGTTGTAGCGATCGTTGCCATCCTCGCGGCTGTTGCCTGGCCGTCGTACCAGAATCAGGTGCGTTCGACTAATCGCGCTGACGCGCAGGGTGCCTTGCTGGGGCTGGCGCAGGCGATGGAGCGGCACTTTACTGAGAATGGTACTTATGAGGGGGCCGCGACTGCTGACGCCGACACTGGGGCGCCGCAGATCTTCCCGACAGAGTCTCCTCTGGATGGTGGTAATAAAACGTATGACCTGCGTATTACTGCAGCAGATGGCTCTTCTTACACGTTACAGGCGCAACCAAAAGGTAGCCAGGCACCTGATGGAATCGTGCAGCTCTCCTCTAGCGGTGAGAAAGTCTGGGATCGTGATAACGACAGTGACCTGACTGAGGCCAGTGATCTCTGCTGGAACAAGACCTGTAGTTAACCTGCCCCAGCTCCTATGGTAGCGGTGCACGACAGGTTTGCGCCGCTGCCATTCTCCACGACGCTATTCCCATCTTTGTCCCTGCCGAAATAGGGGCGTCCCATCGCATTCAGCACGATAATCCAGCCTTGCTGCTCGTTGCCGTCAGGCGGGCAGTAACTGAAATTACCACTCTGGTTTCTCGTCAATCCGTTCGGACGGAACTGCAAATAGGACTTGTTGCCGAAGCTGCTCCAGGTGAGAGACGAACCTGCTGGTAGAGGCTCCATCACTCTCTCAATCTTCTCGTCACTGCTTCGGGAACCATCACCATCGCTATCAACGAAAAGTAGGGCCCCGTCGGCCCAGGCTTCGCTGCAGGTCTGTCGATCTGCGCTGCCGCAGAGTGTGTAGATTTCGCCATGACCATAGGCTTTGCCCCGGCTGAGGGCGATCAGCTCGAAAAGCTTTTGTCGCTGAATTTCGGCCTGGTAGCGTTTGAGAAAATCACTCATCGGTGGTGCGGCGAGAGAGATCACTACACCGAGGATCGTCATCACTAGCATCAGCTCAATTAATGTGAATCCTCGAATATTTTTTATTATTTTTTTCATTATGGAGTCCTCCGTCCGTGAGGGAACTCCAGCATAATCATTCGGGTGCAGAAGCCAATCACACGCGCTTACAGCACGTGCGTATCAGATGTAAGCAGCGGGTGGTTAATCTTCGAGGCCAAGCTTCTTTAGTCGGTAGCGCAGCGACCGAAAACTGATACCCAGCTTCTGCGCGGCAGCAGTGCGGTTCCAGCGGGTTTCCTGCAGCGTACTTTCGATCGTCTGCCGTTCAA from Microbulbifer aggregans includes these protein-coding regions:
- a CDS encoding PilC/PilY family type IV pilus protein: MNNKLLGKFALKPLLCGIFGFGFTFSTCVSAEPLTLSNVPLQATGKVEPNLMILMDSSGSMAYYLDSAERAVDPKDSRLYIAKEAGKTVVRGLGDLRVGLAQFNGEDGAKILLGLRSISEDGARDALLTEIDNISADGYTPLAEALTDVGYYFVEGFTGADDKVTIHPGEVDSAKVSAGAVLGATSNPGPVYAEGVAKPTRDNPAIQEYCQANFVMALTDGLPNRDSAYTDYLRSYDPDTDSNDADALDDVAKALYDIDWRPELDDPNDDGHKNNITSYFIGFADPALANNSLLESAGLNGGGSYQFADNADSLATSLNDAVNSISNSVGTQASVAFNSTSLDIGSVIYSAKFDTSDFSGRLYARSLNPDTGRIANTLWEASEELADESSSTREIITYLNGNGVPFTADSAGVDADSPDSPHEDDLNVNKSTGLDDGAWTGRLNYVRGDTTNDGVGDYRQRGNFSALVDNMTGPKLLGDIVHSTPIYVGKPELNWPVTFGGNNANESYEQYRIDNADRTPMVYVGANDGMLHGFNANTGEEVFAYIPALLLNSGRHEGLHSFTDSTYQHSYFVDLTPTVSDVYIDSDGNGSDEWATVLVGGLRGGGRGYFALNVSGAGKSDASGTVTQGHQFDESNADTVAMWEFDGATDADYLGYSYSEAQIAKLNNGKWAVIFGNGYNSDNGVAGLFIVYIEEGADGSWDAGDWEFISTGVGAVGERKNGLSSPRLIDLNGDRIVDRVYAGDLMGNVWSFDLSDQDGNVSGGNDSATWDRYGGVPLFTAGNTGESNNAILSAPLVARNTSMAPAGNGANVLVMFGTGQYLNTGDLTGSSPGAFYAVWDNDYTLTNGAVTGDDLAEQVLKPVGTNRTIDENSSVAVDWGVHQGWKMALDDGSGFGSGYAAERVITSPTIRRNTLFFSTISPNPQPCASSGSGYLMSLDFRTGRAGNDAVADFNNDGEINAQDEGYVGKQFQACTEDCGEGGGSGGDPGMPGQSGFIGDVRCTPGSSGDVICDDIDVGDEEREGRLSWEEFSPR
- a CDS encoding GspH/FimT family pseudopilin, with amino-acid sequence MLTSRASQSGFTLVELMMVVAILAIVMSIGVPSFNTMIKNNRLTAASNDVAGALHFARSEAVRRGRDVQVEALDNDIANGLRVWFDADGDGGFDAGEELRVVRLPAASGLVIKGEVDSTAKTDIDMSYSPRGAVNGGGNVMEITVCDDRTGNHGKKLRLLASGVLRASAGEACS
- the pilV gene encoding type IV pilus modification protein PilV; the encoded protein is MKQQTGATMIEVLVTILVLAVGLLGLSATQVMSLKNGNNAHHRYMAALAAHEMAERMRANPDGLELGSYDGKTVDGSETAPTCGATLSCSAGDLANLDLYDWGQVIDSNLPAGTGEIARAGRTVTLTVSWNEQHTGADRGTAAGGTENSSFVMVVEL
- a CDS encoding PilW family protein, translating into MKLLARQRGLSLIELMIAILLSALLLWGVLQIFDSNRNTMQMQTAFARVQESGRFAMDLMTKEIRMADYWGCVPDESAIQNHLDTNDSDYANAQDLYDQIGVDGVLGEDNVSGLTIGTVNVLDGTDTLTLRGADDACGGAGRMVPSIQAAALHVSASCEVDSGDIVLLTNCQSGELMTITSVQGEGGCINSGAVNNSNADKKTITHNTGNCNLNGAVDNATQALQRQYGADARILKPYERTYFIAEGTGGPSLYISATGTGVQELVPGIDDMQILYGRDNDGDEVVDGWTSAAGLTAAQMEEAIAIKIQLVAASDSVVRADDLTVTDLDGADTTYSDGKLRKVYLSTAKVRNRGRM
- a CDS encoding pilus assembly PilX family protein: MRALSQQRGAVLVVSLIVLLVLTLIGVSAARTVLLEEKMTFASRDAKVALEVAEALVRQGEQYIDGISTTGEFGNQNWLHAEGDAPDDLLAAATWSDNSSSSFEVPMEDSKGNQLSGRMYIEIAGNADKEDPADSITVGGYGQTTGGGEVKVFRIIARGQGLTDSTTRVIVSHYGKRF
- a CDS encoding PilC/PilY family type IV pilus protein, whose translation is MNKKMLKKFALKPLFYGLCGFSFTFSTCISAEPLTLSDVPLQATGKVEPNLMILMDSSGSMAWYLDKNEDAVDPADSRLYIAKEAAKTVVRGIGDMRVGLAQFNGGDGATILKGLTSIGGEGVRDSIIQEIDQIDADGTTPLAEALADIGRYYIEGYPNQTVSVYRSQPGREQDVSASAILDVEPNYATGVVKPGTGESASIQQYCQKNFVLALTDGLPNNDSARNQYLRDYDGDGNSEDADALDDVAQALFDINWRPDLVDLNDPEHKNNIVSYFVGFADPALADNQLLRDAGSQGGGSYQFADSADSLVSSLNDAVNAISNSIGTQASVAFNSTSLDIGSVIYSAKFDTSDFSGRLYARSLNPETGRIASTLWEASEKLADETSSTREILTYFNGQGVPLTGASSGVDGDPTDSPHEDDLNINDSSGVADGTWTDRLSYLRGDTTNDGLNGYRQRGSFSSLLDGFTGPKLLGDIVHSTPIYVGKPELNWPASFGGNNNNEKYEQFKIDNTSRTPMVYVGANDGMLHGFNAETGEEVFGYVPSLVLDAARYEGLHSFTHSEYSHNYYVDLTPTVSDVYIDPNGGNGNQEEWISVLVGGLRGGGKGYFALNVTDPSHLNETFADEVVMWEFDGADDAANLGHSYSEAQIAKLNNGKWAVIFGNGYNSDSGQAGLFIVYIEDGVDGNWTAGEWKYIPTGVGTDGTGRKNGLSSPRLIDLNGDRLVDRVYAGDLMGNMWSFDLSATADTGWGVYGNKPLFSAGAMAGQPSAAIMSAPLVARNTAISSAGANVLVMFGTGQYLNAGDLVDDQAGTFYAVWDNDYTLGANSVAADDLATRELTFDGTARKIDYDSLNTETLDWTTHQGWKIILDTGDVNGSGYAGERVISSATLRRNTLFFSTVSPNPQPCASSGRGYLMSLDFRTGEANDDAVADFNNDGSIDAQDDGYVGMAFDGCVGGGCDEDGGSGGSDPGMPGQSGFIGDVRCTPGSSGDVICDDIEVGDEEREGRLAWEEFSPR
- a CDS encoding type IV pilin protein; amino-acid sequence: MIKIQRGFTLIELMIVVAIVAILAAVAWPSYQNQVRSTNRADAQGALLGLAQAMERHFTENGTYEGAATADADTGAPQIFPTESPLDGGNKTYDLRITAADGSSYTLQAQPKGSQAPDGIVQLSSSGEKVWDRDNDSDLTEASDLCWNKTCS
- a CDS encoding GspH/FimT family pseudopilin codes for the protein MKKIIKNIRGFTLIELMLVMTILGVVISLAAPPMSDFLKRYQAEIQRQKLFELIALSRGKAYGHGEIYTLCGSADRQTCSEAWADGALLFVDSDGDGSRSSDEKIERVMEPLPAGSSLTWSSFGNKSYLQFRPNGLTRNQSGNFSYCPPDGNEQQGWIIVLNAMGRPYFGRDKDGNSVVENGSGANLSCTATIGAGAG